In Spirosoma pollinicola, the genomic window GTTGGTGAGGCTCAGGTACACATTCTGCCTGCCTTCCAGCTGTAATTGGGCTGGTACGTTGAGCGAGATGGAGAGTGTACGAACTTTTTTCGCTTTGGCCGTTTCTTTTCGATTCGATTTTGCGGCCTTCACCAGAAAAGCATCGCCCGTCATGGACGAGTACGGGATTTTAGTAGATAAGTTGACATGAAGATCGTCGACCATCTTTTGCAGGCTTTTATTTTGCTCCAGGACTAGTTCATTTGACTTGGTTATCCAGCCAATTTTGTCCCGCATAGCCTCCATTTGATTGGTTAAGCTGTCGCGTTGGAGAGTAAGCTTATCCATTATCTGCCGAAAATCCTGAATGGTGAGATTCCTATTAGCAGCCTTCTGCCGTAGCTGAGCCAATGCCTCATCGCGCTCGCTCAGTTGCTGGTGCAGGTTATCGATTCGGTTCGTTAGATACGCATTTTCGTCGGTAGTTGTTTCAAGCTGCCGTACCAGACTTCGGATGTCGCCTTCCAGCTGGAGTTTGACGGACAGCAGCGAGTCGGCCCGTTGTTCGACCTGATCATACCGAATAGTCATTACACGGTTATGGTTCCAGTAAAGGCCTCCTGATATGCCTATTATAATCAACATCGCCAGGGCACTGGCCAGGCTA contains:
- a CDS encoding intermediate filament family protein, with protein sequence MTTTERNPFSLASALAMLIIIGISGGLYWNHNRVMTIRYDQVEQRADSLLSVKLQLEGDIRSLVRQLETTTDENAYLTNRIDNLHQQLSERDEALAQLRQKAANRNLTIQDFRQIMDKLTLQRDSLTNQMEAMRDKIGWITKSNELVLEQNKSLQKMVDDLHVNLSTKIPYSSMTGDAFLVKAAKSNRKETAKAKKVRTLSISLNVPAQLQLEGRQNVYLSLTNEQHKVMMPPLRTTTVTLPNINEVIPIHAEQTVNFTGNSQRISFQFEPGETIKPGLYRASVYTKDRYLGAVEFSFRDSFWFF